A single genomic interval of Rhododendron vialii isolate Sample 1 chromosome 3a, ASM3025357v1 harbors:
- the LOC131319717 gene encoding putative disease resistance protein RGA3: protein MESLVIVAVKGISEKVLPLAVEGPTLAWVFKEELGSLSKRFETAQILLNDTEKSQKMGTPTVQNWVKKLKVVTCEADDILDEYAYEVCRRKLEVQNRIRNKVRNFFSLSNPLAFRLKMAYKVKNIHQSLDKLYKSANGELGLSPVKLTSSSSVEAPTVVQTHPYINESEIVGRGDDVTKVVEMLQSSESNDQNYIPVTAVVGMGGLGKTSLAQLVFNNPDVVKSFSDHRMWICVSDNFRVEMILNQMELSLGGTKLDESNTQGMVQKLKEKLGGKRYFLVLDDVWNEIPEKWETLLSALIGISGDKGSRILVTTRNYKVVKALQNSSVYPLSELSPDDSWTMFCKRAFAAGGPRKTSYLEEVGKKIVERCGGVPLAVKAIGGLMYSKKHEHEWLSIQESGLWNSLGSDNNVESTLLLSFNHLPSASLKQCFAYCSIFQKDDNIVKDDLIQRWMAQGYLQPPQESYLLMEDIGNDYFYVLLWNSLLQDVKKDEYGNIKSCKMHDLVHDLALRVSNNCCITSRYREVSDVPEVLHLSLFSGTEEGISIPKVRARRLRTLRCSGNLLDCQLRKFKGLREIDLIDLGTENLPESIGKLKHLRYLNVSETRINRLPDSLCKLYNLQTLNVSTWSALTEFPTDFCKLISLRHLYIKFPISLPIGIRQLTSLQTLPFFVVGQDEGRRIEELGFLTNLRGKLGICGLQNVANRGEAQKANLSCKLYIQELSFNWSYRREKKINNDEDVLEGLQPHNSLKGLRIICFEGENFASWMMTPSSTLVLCNLVKINLMKCNKCKQVPALGHLPCLEEIVIEEMENLECIGAEFYGPISEGAAVFPSLRVLIIGLVPNLVKWMGADECAGSVFPCLEVLDMDNCEKLITAPGHFPSIKKLIISSPSSQALEKMSSTITTLERLEFSSISGPELNLVLERMLVKNKFLRQISISDCDDLSFLPSGLGNLVYLSEASLLYCSSLTCFPSGLYLPVSLESLTIYDCPKLMVANPVPNKPMSLKELTLEGFETLTTDWTRFLLSLTGLRSLEIGKFSTELDYFPWPDPFVAAAGEREEEDEAITQQRNHLQYPLVSLESLRLIGWESVKSLPEHLQHLTALKALRLEDFRGLESLPEAEVMQRLTKLCSLYFYYCPLLKERCKKEIGPEWHKIRHIPSIRINGIELQSQDDQLLSN, encoded by the coding sequence ATGGAATCTCTCGTTATTGTAGCAGTTAAGGGGATCTCAGAGAAGGTGCTTCCACTTGCTGTTGAAGGGCCTACTCTTGCTTGGGTTTTCAAAGAAGAGCTAGGAAGCCTCAGCAAAAGGTTTGAAACTGCCCAGATTTTATTGAATGATACTGAAAAATCGCAAAAGATGGGGACACCAACGGTGCAGAATTGGGTGAAGAAACTCAAGGTGGTGACGTGCGAAGCTGATGACATTCTGGATGAGTATGCATATGAAGTTTGTCGAAGGAAGTTGGAGGTACAAAACAGAATTAGGAATAAGGTACGCAACTTCTTTTCCCTCTCAAACCCATTGGCGTTTCGTCTCAAGATGGCTTATAAGGTCAAGAATATCCATCAATCACTAGATAAACTTTACAAAAGTGCAAATGGTGAACTTGGTCTTAGCCCAGTAAAGTTAACAAGTAGCAGTTCTGTAGAAGCTCCCACAGTTGTGCAGACTCACCCCTATATTAACGAATCTGAAATTGTGGGAAGAGGTGATGATGTAACAAAAGTAGTAGAGATGTTACAAAGCTCCGAAAGCAACGATCAGAATTATATCCCTGTAACTGCGGTTGTAGGGATGGGAGGGCTAGGCAAGACTTCCCTTGCTCAGCTGGTTTTCAATAATCCGGACGTGGTAAAGAGTTTTAGTGATCATAGAATGTGGATTTGTGTGTCTGACAATTTTCGAGTCGAAATGATACTAAATCAAATGGAATTATCTCTTGGTGGAACTAAACTCGACGAGTCAAATACTCAGGGGATGGTCCAAAAGCTTAAAGAAAAGCTTGGTGGGAAAAGGTATTTCCTGGTGCTTGACGATGTGTGGAATGAGATCCCCGAAAAATGGGAAACACTCTTAAGTGCTTTGATTGGAATAAGTGGTGATAAGGGAAGCCGAATTCTAGTCACGACTCGCAATTATAAAGTTGTGAAGGCCCTACAAAATTCTTCTGTTTACCCTTTAAGTGAACTATCACCTGATGATAGTTGGACAATGTTTTGTAAAAGAGCATTTGCTGCTGGAGGGCCAAGAAAAACTTCATATTTGGAGGAGGTTGGTAAAAAGATTGTGGAAAGGTGTGGGGGTGTGCCGCTGGCTGTAAAGGCAATAGGAGGTTTGATGTACTCAAAGAAGCATGAACATGAGTGGTTGTCAATCCAGGAGAGTGGATTATGGAATTCACTTGGAAGTGACAATAATGTGGAAAGTACTTTATTGTTGAGTTTTAATCACTTACCCTCAGCATCTTTGAAACAGTGTTTTGCatattgttcaatttttcaaaaggaTGATAATATTGTAAAGGATGACTTAATCCAGCGCTGGATGGCCCAGGGGTATCTTCAGCCCCCTCAAGAAAGTTATCTGTTGATGGAGGATATAGGAAATGATTATTTCTATGTGTTGTTGTGGAACTCTTTATTACAAGATGTCAAAAAGGATGAGTACGGAAATATAAAAAGCTGCAAGATGCATGATCTTGTACATGATCTTGCACTCCGTGTCTCAAATAATTGCTGCATAACTTCAAGGTATAGAGAGGTGAGTGATGTTCCTGAGGTCCTCCATTTATCATTGTTTTCTGGGACAGAGGAAGGCATAAGTATTCCAAAAGTAAGAGCTCGAAGACTGAGAACCTTGCGTTGCTCAGGCAATCTCCTCGACTGTCAATTGAGGAAATTTAAAGGCTTACGTGAAATTGACTTGATTGACCTTGGCACTGAAAATTTGCCAGAGTCAATTGGCAAGTTGAAACATTTAAGGTATCTCAATGTTTCAGAGACTCGTATCAACAGGTTGCCTGATTCTCTATGTAAGCTCTATAACTTGCAGACTTTGAATGTGTCAACATGGAGCGCATTGACAGAGTTTCCAACCGATTTTTGCAAGTTGATCAGTTTGAGACATCTTTACATAAAATTTCCAATTTCATTGCCCATAGGAATACGACAATTAACTTCTCTTCAAACATTACCATTTTTTGTCGTGGGACAAGATGAAGGGCGCCGAATTGAAGAGCTGGGATTCTTAACCAACCTCAGAGGCAAATTAGGGATTTGCGGACTTCAGAATGTGGCAAACAGAGGAGAAGCACAGAAAGCAAATTTGTCATGCAAACTATACATTCAGGAGCTAAGTTTTAACTGGAGCTATCgaagagaaaaaaagattaACAACGACGAAGATGTGTTGGAAGGCCTTCAACCTCACAACAGTTTAAAAGGCTTACGCATTATATGCTTTGAGGGCGAAAATTTTGCATCATGGATGATGACACCAAGTTCCACGTTGGTGCTTTGTAATTTGGTTAAGATAAACTTGATGAAGTGCAACAAATGCAAACAAGTTCCAGCACTGGGGCACCTTCCTTGTCTTGAGGAGATTGTGATAGAAGAGATGGAGAACTTGGAATGTATTGGTGCTGAGTTCTATGGTCCAATTAGTGAAGGCGCAGCTGTATTTCCATCATTAAGAGTACTCATCATAGGACTTGTACCAAACCTAGTGAAATGGATGGGTGCAGATGAGTGTGCTGGATCCGTTTTTCCTTGCCTTGAGGTGTTGGACATGGATAATTGTGAGAAGTTGATTACTGCTCCAGGTCATTTCCCATCAATTAAGAAATTGATAATTTCTTCTCCCAGCAGCCAGGCATTAGAAAAGATGAGCAGCACAATTACCACACTAGAGCGCTTGGAATTCTCTAGTATCTCAGGGCCAGAGCTCAATTTGGTACTCGAACGAATGCTggtaaaaaacaaatttctaagACAAATTTCAATTTCTGATTGCGACGACTTGTCATTCTTGCCCAGTGGGCTAGGAAATCTTGTATATCTCTCAGAAGCTAGTCTGTTGTACTGCTCTAGTCTGACATGTTTTCCAAGTGGGCTGTACCTCCCTGTATCTCTTGAAAGTTTAACAATATATGATTGCCCTAAACTAATGGTGGCCAACCCTGTTCCTAACAAGCCCATGTCCCTCAAGGAGCTTACGTTGGAGGGCTTTGAGACATTGACAACTGACTGGACCAGGTTCCTGCTCTCTCTCACTGGCCTTAGAAGTTTGGAAATTGGTAAATTCTCAACTGAGCTTGATTATTTCCCCTGGCCTGATCcttttgttgctgctgctggagagagagaggaggaagatgaaGCCATCACCCAACAACGAAACCACCTTCAGTACCCCTTGGTTTCGCTGGAGTCCCTGAGGTTAATTGGGTGGGAAAGTGTCAAGTCTCTGCCAGAGCACCTTCAGCATCTCACTGCCTTAAAAGCGTTGAGACTGGAAGATTTTCGTGGGTTGGAATCTCTGCCCGAAGCAGAAGTAATGCAACGC